A single region of the Leeia speluncae genome encodes:
- a CDS encoding ATP-binding cassette domain-containing protein, with protein MVEDLHKSFGQSEVLKGISLTAHKHDVITILGSSGSGKSTFLRCINLLETPNAGRVYVNGELIKMATAKDGTPYAADHQQMVRIRRKLAMVFQQFNLWAHMTVLQNVMFAPVKVL; from the coding sequence GTGGTGGAAGATCTGCACAAATCGTTTGGGCAGAGCGAAGTCTTAAAAGGCATTAGCCTTACCGCACACAAACACGATGTGATTACCATTTTGGGTAGCAGTGGTTCAGGCAAAAGTACCTTTTTGCGCTGCATTAACTTGCTAGAAACCCCAAATGCTGGCCGCGTGTATGTGAATGGCGAATTGATCAAGATGGCCACCGCCAAAGATGGCACCCCTTACGCCGCAGACCACCAACAAATGGTGCGTATCCGTCGCAAACTCGCCATGGTGTTCCAACAGTTCAACTTATGGGCACACATGACGGTGCTACAAAACGTGATGTTTGCCCCCGTCAAAGTGCT